The Lathyrus oleraceus cultivar Zhongwan6 chromosome 5, CAAS_Psat_ZW6_1.0, whole genome shotgun sequence genome includes the window gataactctttatccatgatccatgagatgtgatcatcagtctacaaacataatagtcttaatgctttaatgttatcccacttcacactaaagctcgactacggatactttaagaatagtgtccttatgtttaatgtgttctcatgattaagtcacacttaatacattaaacggactagctattctagggactttattaaacaaacgtaataaagaaaaaccttttattattcgatacaagtaccaaaagtattggcctctagggcttacaccaacaatctcccactagcactagagccaatcaggcataccccgtatgcccattgatctagtatggccatcatgcttctgctgcgcaagaggctttgtcagtgggtcagctatattgtcaagtgtaggtactttacatattttcatacaacgtctaagtatgtgtttggatcgtcggtgagatctaggctccttagcttgtgcgatagcaccataatagagaccaatgggacccacaatgctagggactatgccaagttcactaatgaactttttgatccaaacagcttcttttgctgcacttgaggcagcaatatactcggcctcggttgtagaatcagcaactgtatcttgctttgaacttttcaagctcacagcgccaccatttaagcaaaacacataaccagattggaatcattcatattaaagcgtctcagcactttgtctatgtactctgacttaggccaagcatttcatgatctatctctatagattctgataggctgcttcacccaggtccttcatagaaaagcatttccccaaccaagactttacttgttgcagggtagggatatcgattccaatgagtaatatgtcatctacatataataccaggaatacgatcacgctcccactaaccttcttgtagacacaaggctcatcttcgttcttgatgaatccatacagttttactgtttcatcaaggcgaagattccatgagtaggtcacaggctcatcttgatccatgagtaatacatcaccttgatcagatatccatacatctcaggtaggtgacgtatcctgcctgacctacgctggtcttgttctacttgagcaggttgctcttacacaaccacttatgtttcctgctctaattcctccataggtgtatcgataatttgtgattcttgaatttcttcaagttctactttcctcccactgattcctttggaaataaaatccctcTTTAGGAAAACTCaggttcgagcgacaaacatttttccctcagaaggattgtagaaataatatcctcttgtttctttaggataccccacaaataagcatttgtcagatttgggctcaagcttagttgaaacttgtcatttcacataaacctcgcaaccccaaatctttatgtaagacatatgtggtttcttaccactccatatctcatatggtgtcttctcaaccttttggatggaacacggttaagtgtgtaagctgctgtcaatagtgcatgtccccaaatggagtttggaagatcggcgtgactcatcatggatcggaccatgtctaacagggttcgatttcttctctcagatacaccattccattgtggtgttccaggaggagtaagttgggataggatcccacactctttcagatggtcatcaaactttaggcttaaatactcaccgcctcgatctgatcgaagagttttaatattcttacctagttggttttgtacttcattcttgaattccttgaactttttaaaggactttgatttgtgtttcattaaatacacacaaccgtatctactgaaatcatcgataaatgaagtactgaaaacctcctctggctggaatgttcagtggtccacatacatcagtatgtatgagggccaaaagatcattagctctttcaccttttcctgtgaatggagattttgtcatcttccaagtactttgggcaatttctcttccagtgtccggtcttaccgcaatggaagcaggtgcctgcctttgttatgcctccactaggcctcaaaacagtaacagtgggtctgggtttggcaacttccttgcccttccctttatcaccctgcctggtgggccttttgttctgtctctttccatttccgatcatcagaatggacttcccttttgtcttcagattctgctcggcagttcttaacatggggagcagttcaggaagagatttgtccatatcaatcatattgaaatttaggacaaattgactgaaactatctggcaacgattgcaagaccaaatcagtcgcaagttcctttccgaggggaaaacccaacctttcaagcttttccatatacccaatcatcttgagcacatggggacttataggggttccctcagctaacttgccttgaaaaggggtttttgaaacttcaaacctctcatgccttgcttgctcttgatagagcatcttcaagtgttcgatcatatcgaacgctgacatgatctcatgttgcttttgcaattctgagttcatggtagccagcatgagacaagcagtttcattggcatcatcgacatgcttcttataagcatctctttctgccttaggtgcagaactaggaggttcctcttcaggaacaggtgtctccaagacatacagcttcttatcatgtttgaggacaatcctcaggtttcggtgccaatccagaaaatttgtcccaaacaatttttccttatcaaggattgatcgcaagatgttgttagaggtgtttgctgtcatggttatctacataaggattaagaaaatataagtatcattgacatatttaattaggcctttaatcaaatatgctcccactattttattcaaaacaaatgaccctcatcatttgattcggaaaatcccgttggaagattttctagtgggtcgagatccatatttcacttcgttctaagtccgcgtaggcggattacacaaaactaggttatttaggtaggaactccttccaattgtatctcatacaactctcgaatatttcagttgggtgaataactccttattccaatccatcatatggattattcccaactcttgcttctaaacatatataagaaaattataatcaagtttgactcatcgttttagcagttggatattacaattatcccatcgcaccttaactaatacaaaacatgcacctcgcgtaggcgaaacctacatatccgataccagtcttgatgagtgctaaaacttggaaagcaaacacatataatattattataatttatttagttaagtttgacccattgttttaacagttggatattacaattatcccatcgcaccttactaatatatagatcatgcacctcgcgtaggcgaaacctacattatccattactagtcttgatgagtgttaaaacttggaaagcataaacttaatatttaattttggGGAATTGCAATTAtactgatctcaccggcttgtttatcatataaatcgtctctcacatgcatcaacatacattcacatacattcacatgcatcaacatacatacacaatgaaacagttatggcccctagcgcaattgttctcccaagccaatgagagaacctaagttaacctaataacgatctaagcttctccaagcaagatcttcaaggttgtcctcctttgatattgaattcttctctaagcttctccaagcaagatcttcaaggttgtcctcctttgatattaaattcctctctttcttcataacattgtcttcttttctttcttcattacattatagaagaaactcgttttacatatgagggattgagatgagaaaagaagttacattaagagattaaaaggagaggcacgacacgcaggtcgtatttgaaacccaaaacaaaataaaggacaactaaggccataactgatcaccacaaggcaataataacagacacattgttattattaaattttaattcctttaattaattaaaaccaaattaaatttcggcgaccgatcactctacgcagagttagtcggcGACCAAATTAAATTCCtttaattcatttgaaatggacattgtttttgcatcaacacaactcttgcgtaGGCACAAAATcagaaaccccaaaattttgactctgtgagtgtgacgaccgtcacaatGTGAGTGTGACGACTGTCACACAAaacacgttacgaccgtcacataaaacacgttacgaccgtcaaaggccatgtgagtgtgacgaccgtcacagggcacgttacgaccgtcacgcatccagtttgttacgcttgttacgctcgtcacacgagcttcacgcggccaaagtaacagaactttgaaacagtctacagacctcttccaaaagccctaaattcacaactccttgacggcacaacccttgcgccgtcaccaaccctaatgcgccaatttcagaccgtcaaacacccctcgattgttgattcagtatgattgatcaacaggtcattgcttcaccatactaatgtcggattccgaagcaaatgaccattgatcgctcaaaggaaaacaatcatttagtgttcgaatgaacgaaacagaaacagtatatcacatataccgtattttgcattaggattacttatatcatatataagttgatcggtctcaattgcgtaacctatggacgatcgatgtatcgctgcttcaccatactaatgtcggattccgaagcatagtcaacatcaatcatccaactcgtacactcatgatgccaaatttaattactcgtttaattaattgattcattctgtcttttaatcatattaatacagaaattaaacagctatccgattcatggtttcgtaagtggctctgataccactgaaggagaattgcggtccaaaacgcagcggaaattaaaaatttctcctttagagatccttacgaatggtcatgatcagtgatagaatatttacctcttgtggcggttgaaacctttggtgcagatctcttgtgacgatcaaaacctttgatgcagatccacggagcgatcacgaacgttgaacgatgacaacgtctctactcagtccacacgaacggattccttcaatctcagtgctagctggtacgaatgaaggctttgagtgagagagagagagagagtgatagaaaacgaaaataatgcaaccgcaaatttttgcttctgcacaagggttctatttatagaaccacttgtgtgggcttcaagctaaaagcccacttaagtgtattttggccaatatcttataatatgcccaaaatcacttaagctcgtggtaccttaccatatttcgtattctactcaagtacatcgtaccttacgatgctctataactcacttaagggcaccgtaccttacggtattccttagttactctatctctcatcaatccgtcctttgtgtgtgaccctgtaggttttcgtgacgttggcaattatattaaatcacgcatttaacttaataaacagtgagcggtatctagcaacacatcactgctacccaagacacgaaaatgtcatgtgatctgacaaaaccttatgtgataataattatgtgtataactacccctttgcccttatgtctatattgaacacaaggtatagaccgtgtcacccttgtccagttcaatattgggcccatagacatttatcctgttacgcaggatgggcaaattccatctaggacactcatgtccctcagcatgctttgtggagtacccatcaactgtctttatggttatccagttacggacaacgttggatcagcaataaagcactcgactctacatctaggatccatagtggtttcaggtcgaagagtggtatacactattatcaccatgagaataacttatgacactttgcataactttctatatagtattctcatagcgggtcaatccggtataaatattactcctaatattcatacatatgtttaagacttgataactctttatccatgatccatgagatgtgatcatcagtctacaaacataatagtcttaatgctttaatgttatcccacttcacactaaagctcgactacggatactttaagaatagtgtccttatgtttaatgtgttctcatgattaagtcacatttaatacattaaacggactagctattctagggactttattaaacaaacgtaataaagaaaatccttttattattcgatacaagtaccaaaaatattggcctctagggcttacaccaacatgaaTATCTAGCCACATAACTCTCCCATCGTAAATAACCCAGAAAAGGATTATGTCATCGAACTCTCGATGCACTTTGTGATTTGCATAAGGTGTCTGCATGACATCATTTATGGTCAGAGCATCGATCCTCCGCATGTACTCTTGAAGGTCGCTTGAATAAGAATGTATGGACCTGCATCTGGTGGCCCGTAGGGAGCTATCAGTGATAGGGCCACAATCACACATGTCACAAATGGACATAAAATGCTCAAATATCAAACATTGTACAAGAAACACAAATTAAATATGCAAAATGTCTTTGATAAATAAGAACTTAATAAATAAAACATAACTAAATATATATACCTTAAATAGACTCATATAATCGACAAGTTGTCTCGTCTCAAAGACAGTCACCTCTCCAATGACAGTATATAATATCGTCAAAGCATCATAACCACATGCCCAATCGAGATGTGAAAAGTTAGAAAACAGGGATATGTATCAGACATCGATGTATACATGAGATTATTCCTCTAAGATAGTACATCCTACAGGTTGCAACATGTATATCCTATTGGCCCCGTACATAAAGTGCTTCATCATATTCTAATACATGTCCTAAAGCTAAGAGAGACAGAAGTGAGCACCCAGTTAGCTCTGAATTCATCCAAGACCAACCCTGGTGTAATCCCCAAGAATGTCTCAATAATCATACACGCAATCTCCTGATTCATGACAGGAACAGTGAAAAAGTTACATGCAATGCAGACATGAAAAAGGCTAGAGACATCATCCATGGCAATCGTCATATCACCAAATAGAAGATAAAAGAAGAATGTCTATTTATGCCATTGCTCAACAAAAGTGAACAACAATCGTAATAACTAGTAATGTTGAGAAAAAAAGACATCTACAAACATAATTTTATGAAGATAACCATAAATCAATTAAATATCTAAAAACACAAATATCCCTAAATCCATTAAATATCCCAAaataaatttcaaaaaatcaGTTTAATAAACAATTCAAATATCACAAACATAACCAAAGAAAAACATCAATAAATCATTTCAATATCCCAAAATCTTTTTAAATCAGAGTCTAACTGTAATCACAAACAATTTATTTTATAAATCAAAATAGTACATTTTACTAAAACTCTCTCTAATGTAGCTTTGAATAAAGATCTGAAGAAAAACATAAAAAACAATGGCATAACCAACCCGCTTGATAAAGGGCATAGCAGAAAAATAGCAAAGCAGTgaattcaaaaaaataatttttgtatttaaatttATATTATTTTCTCAAAATGTAGATGGAAAAGAAAAGATGAAAAATAATAACTTGAATGTTTGTTAGAATGTTGATGGTGGAACGATgatggtgatggttcatggtaGTGGAACTGTGATGGTGGTGGAACGGTGAGAGAGTGTAACGAAAATCAGTGAAGTGGGGGTTACTGGAAGAAAGGCGCAAGAGAGAGGAGAGTGAAGTGAGCTAAGGTTTCAATTTTCTCTGTGAGAAACGGAGTGATTATGTGATTTTGCTTTGGATTGGGTTCAATTAATGGGCCAAAATAATAAATGAATCATGGGCCGATAAGTTTTGGTTTTCTTTGGATTGGATTTAATAAACCGACCTAAACCGTGGCTATCCACCTATAACCAAATAATCAACCCAGTTGACCCAACAATCCAAAATTGACCCGACCGATGGCTTTGGGTTCACATGGGCCGGAGAGGTTAGGCTGGTTTTCTTTATTTTGTCCAGCCCTACTCCTTATCTTCTGTATTTCATTTTGGGTTCCTTAAATTGAGTTTTTGGTTCCGTAATGGAAAAACTCAGTACTCACTGAATGGAAAACCGATAGAGAATCTTCACCATTTGATTTGTGGCCCTCAACAGTTTTTCAAAATCCCATATAATTTGGGGGTATATGTAGAAAATGATAAAAAATAAACTAGAAGATaataaaattttgttaaaacatTTAACGGTGAGATTTATAACTACACAGTATGCAGTTAATAATCAATTCCCTGAGAGCCTGAATCCCATATCAATAGCCTAGTTGATGTGTTCTTGTAAGATGCAACGCCAACAAGGATATACAGAGCACTAACCAAAATAATGCAAAATATAAAACTAAATTAACTGTCCATCTGTTGTTGAATGAAAAACCGATTGCCGTTAATGAGGACGGCATCACAAAAAGTTGTACAAATGCACGTCTAGAATAAACCAAAATCAGCTTTCAATCATTGGTTCAGGACCAGATGTTTCCGTACGAGATTTGTTTGCTTGATGAACAGAGTTGAACAGAGTGTCCTTTATAACCTGCGTCCAACAAATTCACAATTGTTTAGCTGACTAGAAATTTTTTTTACTAATTATTCTTTTTCTGAGGAGGATGCTGTTGGCAATCACCTGTGACATTAAGCCATGCACTTGCTCCACCGTTATCTTCGCACTATCCCGAGTAATCTTAGCGAGTGGAGACTCTTCCTGTAAATCAGTTAAACTTTGATGTCAGAGAAAAATTAAGGAGCGACGAAGGAAGATAATGTTGACATCAATATTGTGACACATTCACGGGTGATGGCTCAGAAAGTTAATGACAGAATAACATCAAATAGGTAACAGTTTAATATCCATTTGAATGGTTTGAGATTGACTCTATGCCAAGGGCATAGCACAGTATCCATCTTCATAGAAGGTCGAACTCCACCAAAATTTTAAGAACATTTCAGAAGATTTGTTATAGACCAAGAAACATTTATCTATACTACTCCATAATGGAAAATGGAAAATGACAAGGCCGCACACAATCGTATCGTGAGCATAAACTAATCAAACATCAAAAGATTATGTTATTGTTTGTGACATTGCACTGTATGGTCAGTGCACACAAACAGGCCCTTTCTTTTATGAAACTTTTACAAAAGAATAGAAACAAATATGATGCTGAGGGATGAATGTAGTATGTATAGCGCACACTAGTCGAGAAGGTTTTTGAATTAGACAAATAAACTGATCAAGTAAATCTAAGATGCCATGAGGAGAGTGAGCAACATTACAAATTAAAGCAGCAGTCATTCAGAGAAAGAAAACTGATCAGGCAATATAAACGATTAAGTGCATCTCCAACCTTCATTATTGGACACGCCATGACTCAGGGTCACAGATAATACCGCGTCATTCAGAAAGCAGGGAACAATATAAGCAGTATTTCTGAGCATTGTTTTAAATATTTGAAGTATATGTGAAAACTAGAACTGTTACGAATTTTAAATTTGTCCTTCAAAATTATGAACCATGAGATGGGAACATAAACAAGAAAACAAAGAATATTCTCGTCCAAACAAAAACACAATGGAAAGATAAAAAATCCTTAGGTGGAGAAGCAACAGTTAGTCCTACAACTACAATCCCAATCTATCTGTATAGCATCCAGGTCTGAATCTTGTGCTGTCAGAATTGACTGATGAAAGACAACAGGCACACAAATTAAGATCATTGGATGATCAATTGCCAAAAATGATTTGAATAAATTTGATTTTGTAAACTGATTAGATAAAAATTTAGTTTGGAATGAAGTAATTTATGTCTGGATGTTTTTACTCTTAATTTATATTTGACGGAAAAAACTACTTGCTATTGATCTCTAGTCAAACCTAGGCTCAAAGGAAAAACTAATCTTGGTTCAAAgaaataaaatatttatatttttcCCAAAAACCACCTTAGAAGGGGATTGAAGCTAACTTTAAGGGTTTGAATGTAAATCCAAGCATTCTATATACTGGCTGAGTTGGCAAGTGTCCAACATCCAGTTGGAGCACTCGCGAATCTGCAACTAGTTGCACACATATATATCACTTTTAAACTCCATTACCCCATAAGAAATGTCAAATGAATTTATTCCTGTTTGGACACAAGGTGATTCTAGATGCTCTATATTATTGGCATCTGACACCAAAACCGGAGAAACCTGAAATGTTATGCTCTTCAAGTGAAAACCAAAAAGAACTACTTAGTGGTTACTAAATGATGATGATTCTTAAAGTTCTGCAAATTGCATCGAAGGTTTCAAAAAATCTTGAAACAATCTAACACAATATTCAATCATATAATGAAAAGGCAAGAACCAAAACAAAGAAGTTAAACAAAGAACCATAtgagaaaaaaaagaaaaaaaccTAAACCCTTGACCCTAAGCAATATTGATGTACATTGTAAAATGAAGTTACAAAATATTGATGCAAGGTAGATTCAACGCATCCTTCTTTCACACTCCTAGTAGTGTTATATATCAGTTTTGGCTCTCTGCCATGACAAAATTTGTGAAGGAAGGCAGCACCACGGCACCATATGCGGATATGGCAGCACCATATGTTGGGTTTTATGTCAGATTGTTGGGTTTTAGTACCAACAACAATGCACACTCTCGTCGCATAAAAATGTATAATGCGGTGTACTGATCATACACACTCATGCCTGACTCATAGAAACGGGCTCAAAAATTCATCAATAACAAAAAGAAGAAACACGCCCAATACTTCAATGACTACATATGTACCTAAATATATGCCTTGCATGAATGAATACTATAGTAACAAAACATCCAGAAAGGTttaatcataaaaaattattGCCATCCTAGACTTCAAATGAACAAGTAAAACACTAGAACAATCAAGCTGAAAATCTCAATACAGAAATTACAATAATTAGACTAAGTGCATTGCAGTAGATTTAAGGAGAAACAATCACTCACTTCTTTCTTTCTAGGTGTAGGTGCTACTAGTGGCCCGAAACGTGAGTGCGCCAATTGATTCTCTGCTTGTTCTAGCTTTTCAGCTGAAACAAAAGAAATATCCCACCTGACTTATTCATAATTACAGATTAAAATTACAGAATACTATAACTTGAGAATGGCACTGAAGCGTACCTAAATCCGATATTTGTCCAGCTACATAGTCTCCATTGCCCAATAAAGGAGAAGATGAGAGTGTATTCACCCAATATTTGTTCCACAGGAGATCCAAAAGGTGTGAATCAAGACTAGACTTAAAGTAAGTGATATCCAAAGAATAATACTGAAAAAGCACACAAATGTAGTTGAGACAAAAATACAACAAAGAGGGGGTTAGGGTTTAGGGTCTGAAATGGGAGCAAAGAAAGAAGAGAAACCTGTTTACAATGGACACCAAAGTCTTCAATCTTATTAAGTGGTATAGTTTGATACTCAGAAATAGGATCATCGGGAGGCTTATAACCTTCCGGGTAAGTCCTGAAAGCCCCAATCTCAACTTTCCCAGCAGAAACAGTCCTTGTCGGATCAATCACAACCGCCAAAAATGGCTCCTGAAATTGCTGATTCAGCATCTGCGTCGAAACATCAATCCCAGAAAGCCAACAACCATAACCAGGATGAGAATGATACCATCCCACAACGTTTTCCAACCTTCCAGCCTAGACATACACACAAACACAAATATCAACTAATTAGGGCAAATTCAAAACTGTAATCAGACTAGGGTTAGGGTTTAAGTGAAAATTCATAAATGTaattagggttagggtttcaaaTATTATCAATAAATTGAAAGAACCAACCTGTTTATTGGTCTGAGAATAATCAACCATGTATTCATACGCATCAGCTTGAGCATTGACACGAGTTTCAGTACCTTCAACAGGAAGAGCGAAAGCATCCATAACGATGATTGAATCAGCATCAGTTTTACCTTGCATGAGACCCATAACCTCGATGGTACCCCCGGAGCGCGCGTGAACAACCATCTTGAGTAAAGCGAGTGCAGAGATCTTGACGCGCTTGAAGTAGTGAGGATCGTTTGCCCATGGTTTATCGCGTTGAAACTCGCTTTGTCCTGCTTCATCGTAGTGGAAAATTGAATCGTCGGCAGCCGGAGTTTCCATGGGGATTATGTTGTTCTCTAACTCCCACGTTTGTTGCGCAATCGCCGATGACGAAGAAGGTTCCATATTTGTTCTCTCCGACGTTCTCTCCGCCGTTGATCCTTTCTCTCCGGTGAGTGAGTGGGAGTTCGGAAGGCCACAACTCCGGAGCGACAGACTACTGAAGTGACGGTCCAGTCTTGAGGAGAGAGTAAAATAAGTTTAACATTATTCTCATTTATATATAGGTTTTTACTATTTTATAGTAATGATTTTCAATCATGAAAAATAATCGAATTTTTTTTAAAgtaattatattttttaaattatatattAAAATAATCATATCTTAAATTTATTTATTAAAGTAACCATCTTATCACAAAACTATATGTCAATCTTTATAgcatatttttttattaattgCACATAGGTGTCGTTCATCATGATGATGCATATAAATGTACACTCTTTTTTTAATAATATCTATAATTGTGtgtaaaaataaataaataatatctataGTTTCTTATTGTGAATAAATATTAGTGATGTGTATTAGATTTTGTGCGATAAAAATAAAGGTTGGTTAATAAGTTAATTTATAGCTTACAGTTTATGATTGGTAGTCGATGACTGATAGCTTATAATTTATGATTGATGATTTATACTTTATAAGCTAATTGAGGTATTTGACCAAATTAGCGGTTCAATTAATTGATAaattaaaatgatataaaaagatatttaatatataattattttattttaaatttaaattaattataaaGGGTGGTAGTGCATTTTAGATAAAAATAATATCAAAAGTGAAAGAAAAAATGACAAATTATAAGTTATAAGCAAAAAGGTTATTTGAAATAGTGCttgaaaaataaattataaattattaaaataaactATAAATTCGTGATGAAAAGACTATTATCAAATAAATCTTTCATATAAGGCTTATATGTTACCTTGAATATACTAAATAATTCACTTTAAGGCATACATATGTTGCATTCTTGGAGCATGCACATGGACGTTGAACGACATAAGAGATAGTTGGTCTTGTGAAGGTTAAATATTGCAATGCAACAAGACTGTAATGTGCAGTGGGATCATGATATGGGTTGTTTGAAGATCCACTAGATTTTGCTTGTGTTTATTGTGGTGTAGATGATGGCTTATAAGAAGGCATGAAATCTCGCTCAAAATTTTCTTCAGGATTTTTATGTTTGAGTGagccatatatatatatatatatatatatatatatatatatatatatatatatatatatatatatatatatatatatatatatatatatatatatatatatatatatatatatatatatataaaggaCCCAAAACTTTCATAAAAAATTAGGAGAATAATTTAGACATGATGGATTGGCGACGAGTGTTTGACGGCGTGGTAATAATTATCATCCACGTAGAGAAGAATGTAAGATGTATCATCTCCATAATAAATAAATAGGGAATGACCAACGCTGGGGATGAAGCACTTGCAAACAC containing:
- the LOC127085482 gene encoding COP9 signalosome complex subunit 5a — protein: MEPSSSSAIAQQTWELENNIIPMETPAADDSIFHYDEAGQSEFQRDKPWANDPHYFKRVKISALALLKMVVHARSGGTIEVMGLMQGKTDADSIIVMDAFALPVEGTETRVNAQADAYEYMVDYSQTNKQAGRLENVVGWYHSHPGYGCWLSGIDVSTQMLNQQFQEPFLAVVIDPTRTVSAGKVEIGAFRTYPEGYKPPDDPISEYQTIPLNKIEDFGVHCKQYYSLDITYFKSSLDSHLLDLLWNKYWVNTLSSSPLLGNGDYVAGQISDLAEKLEQAENQLAHSRFGPLVAPTPRKKEEESPLAKITRDSAKITVEQVHGLMSQVIKDTLFNSVHQANKSRTETSGPEPMIES